A region from the Tachysurus vachellii isolate PV-2020 chromosome 25, HZAU_Pvac_v1, whole genome shotgun sequence genome encodes:
- the phf1 gene encoding PHD finger protein 1 isoform X1, with translation MSSSRGGFGDPARLSRMGVVTEGEDVLARWSDGLLYLGNVKRVDVVKQCCLVRFEDNSEFWVLRKDIQSFSASGEEVCCVCDGPPLKEPLINCLKCRHSYHAQCHTPAVDPEVDTDSWVCRQCVFAVATKRGGALKRGRFARLMQLMKLRLPYQLSTLDWDAQHLTNQQQCYCYCAGPGEWNLKMLQCGTCGQWFHEACTQCLTKPLLYGDRFYHFQCSVCTNGPETIQRLPMTWVDLAHLVLYHLSLCCKRKYFDFDHEIMAFTNENWDSLLLGTLSDTPKQDRCHNLLNALNSHKDRFVSGKEIKKKKCLFGLQVRAPPPLSSDSSPLITEQPISITHRKSPLSLPCQRRVVGSESRKSKRRIAETLQQPCPPANQINLVPCCHGCVNGASVYNSRKSEEELALGTPPKRMFPLYHTTYNGSQGLPRTLHHYSAEDPCRLPAPCLPFSMSSSHPPGQRFEQCPSLFLHDVAPYPNGVNLEGHTMPRGWGGGEAVRILARRVTPDGKVQYLVEWGNVSVY, from the exons ATGTCAAGCTCGCGCGGCGGGTTCGGTGACCCCGCGCGACTTTCCAG GATGGGTGTGGTCACTGAAGGAGAAGACGTTTTAGCACGATGGAGCGACGGACTTTTATACCTCGGCAATGTCAAAAGA GTAGACGTCGTCAAACAGTGCTGTTTGGTCAGATTTGAGGATAATTCTGAGTTCTGGGTCCTCAGGAAAGACATTCAGTCGT tctcagcCAGTGGTGAggaagtgtgttgtgtttgtgatggTCCTCCTCTTAAAGAACCGCTCATTAACTGTCTGAAATGCCGCCACA GTTATCACGCTCAGTGCCACACGCCGGCCGTGGACCCCGAGGTGGACACCGACTCGTGGGTCTGTCGCCAGTGCGTCTTTGCCGTCGCCACCAAG AGAGGCGGAGCCTTAAAACGCGGCCGCTTCGCTCGACTCATGCAGCTGATGAAGCTGAGGCTGCCGTATCAGCTTTCCACTCTGGACTGGGACGCTCAgcacctgaccaatcagcagcAGTGTTACTGCTACTGTGCTGGACCAGGAGA GTGGAACCTGAAGATGCTGCAGTGTGGTACCTGTGGCCAGTGGTTTCATGAAGCCTGCACTCAGTGCCTGACCAAACCTCTGCTATATGGAGACAG gTTTTATCActtccagtgttcagtgtgtacgAATGGACCTGAGACCATTCAGAGACTCCCCATGACCTG GGTAGATTTGGCCCATTTGGTGCTGTATCATCTGTCCCTGTGCTGCAAGAGGAAATACTTCGATTTCGATCATGAAATCATGGCCTTCACCAACGAGAACTGGGATTCTCTGCTGTTAGGCACG TTATCAGATACGCCTAAGCAAGATCGCTGCCACAATCTGCTCAATGCGTTAAATTCCCACAAGGACAG GTTCGTCTCGGGGAAAGAGATCAAGAAGAAAAAGTGTCTTTTTGGCCTTCAAGTGCGAGCTCCACCACCGCTGTCGTCCGATTCCTCGCCCCTCATCACCGAGCAGCCCATCAGCATCACACACCGCAAAAG CCCGCTGTCGCTGCCGTGCCAGAGACGAGTCGTGGGCTCTGAGTCTCGCAAATCCAAGCGGCGCATCGCTGAGACACTTCAGCAG CCGTGTCCACCTGCTAACCAGATCAATCTGGTGCCGTGTTGTCACGGGTGTGTGAACGGTGCGAGCGTCTACAACTCCCGGAAATCCGAGGAGGAATTAGCGCTGGG gaCGCCTCCTAAGAGAATGTTCCCTCTGTATCACACGACGTATAACGGATCTCAGGGTCTTCCTCGGACTCTGCATCACTACAG TGCCGAGGATCCGTGTCGACTTCCTGCTCCGTGTCTCCCGTTCTCCATGTCGTCCAGTCACCCACCAGGGCAGAGGTTCGAGCAATGCCCGTCTCTGTTCCTGCACGATGTCGCCCCCTACCCCAACGGAGTGAACTTGGAAGGGCACACGATGCCCCGAGGCTGGGGTGGAGGAGAGGCGGTCAGGATTCTGGCCAGACGTGTGACGCCAGACGGAAAGGTCCAGTACCTGGTGGAGTGGGGAAACgtcagtgtttattaa
- the phf1 gene encoding PHD finger protein 1 isoform X2, with product MGVVTEGEDVLARWSDGLLYLGNVKRVDVVKQCCLVRFEDNSEFWVLRKDIQSFSASGEEVCCVCDGPPLKEPLINCLKCRHSYHAQCHTPAVDPEVDTDSWVCRQCVFAVATKRGGALKRGRFARLMQLMKLRLPYQLSTLDWDAQHLTNQQQCYCYCAGPGEWNLKMLQCGTCGQWFHEACTQCLTKPLLYGDRFYHFQCSVCTNGPETIQRLPMTWVDLAHLVLYHLSLCCKRKYFDFDHEIMAFTNENWDSLLLGTLSDTPKQDRCHNLLNALNSHKDRFVSGKEIKKKKCLFGLQVRAPPPLSSDSSPLITEQPISITHRKSPLSLPCQRRVVGSESRKSKRRIAETLQQPCPPANQINLVPCCHGCVNGASVYNSRKSEEELALGTPPKRMFPLYHTTYNGSQGLPRTLHHYSAEDPCRLPAPCLPFSMSSSHPPGQRFEQCPSLFLHDVAPYPNGVNLEGHTMPRGWGGGEAVRILARRVTPDGKVQYLVEWGNVSVY from the exons ATGGGTGTGGTCACTGAAGGAGAAGACGTTTTAGCACGATGGAGCGACGGACTTTTATACCTCGGCAATGTCAAAAGA GTAGACGTCGTCAAACAGTGCTGTTTGGTCAGATTTGAGGATAATTCTGAGTTCTGGGTCCTCAGGAAAGACATTCAGTCGT tctcagcCAGTGGTGAggaagtgtgttgtgtttgtgatggTCCTCCTCTTAAAGAACCGCTCATTAACTGTCTGAAATGCCGCCACA GTTATCACGCTCAGTGCCACACGCCGGCCGTGGACCCCGAGGTGGACACCGACTCGTGGGTCTGTCGCCAGTGCGTCTTTGCCGTCGCCACCAAG AGAGGCGGAGCCTTAAAACGCGGCCGCTTCGCTCGACTCATGCAGCTGATGAAGCTGAGGCTGCCGTATCAGCTTTCCACTCTGGACTGGGACGCTCAgcacctgaccaatcagcagcAGTGTTACTGCTACTGTGCTGGACCAGGAGA GTGGAACCTGAAGATGCTGCAGTGTGGTACCTGTGGCCAGTGGTTTCATGAAGCCTGCACTCAGTGCCTGACCAAACCTCTGCTATATGGAGACAG gTTTTATCActtccagtgttcagtgtgtacgAATGGACCTGAGACCATTCAGAGACTCCCCATGACCTG GGTAGATTTGGCCCATTTGGTGCTGTATCATCTGTCCCTGTGCTGCAAGAGGAAATACTTCGATTTCGATCATGAAATCATGGCCTTCACCAACGAGAACTGGGATTCTCTGCTGTTAGGCACG TTATCAGATACGCCTAAGCAAGATCGCTGCCACAATCTGCTCAATGCGTTAAATTCCCACAAGGACAG GTTCGTCTCGGGGAAAGAGATCAAGAAGAAAAAGTGTCTTTTTGGCCTTCAAGTGCGAGCTCCACCACCGCTGTCGTCCGATTCCTCGCCCCTCATCACCGAGCAGCCCATCAGCATCACACACCGCAAAAG CCCGCTGTCGCTGCCGTGCCAGAGACGAGTCGTGGGCTCTGAGTCTCGCAAATCCAAGCGGCGCATCGCTGAGACACTTCAGCAG CCGTGTCCACCTGCTAACCAGATCAATCTGGTGCCGTGTTGTCACGGGTGTGTGAACGGTGCGAGCGTCTACAACTCCCGGAAATCCGAGGAGGAATTAGCGCTGGG gaCGCCTCCTAAGAGAATGTTCCCTCTGTATCACACGACGTATAACGGATCTCAGGGTCTTCCTCGGACTCTGCATCACTACAG TGCCGAGGATCCGTGTCGACTTCCTGCTCCGTGTCTCCCGTTCTCCATGTCGTCCAGTCACCCACCAGGGCAGAGGTTCGAGCAATGCCCGTCTCTGTTCCTGCACGATGTCGCCCCCTACCCCAACGGAGTGAACTTGGAAGGGCACACGATGCCCCGAGGCTGGGGTGGAGGAGAGGCGGTCAGGATTCTGGCCAGACGTGTGACGCCAGACGGAAAGGTCCAGTACCTGGTGGAGTGGGGAAACgtcagtgtttattaa